The nucleotide window GCTGCCACTTCACTGGCTGTGTTTATATGTAAGATATGTGTGCACgtgctggtttgtgtgtgtgtgtactaggggCTAgccggcctgtgtgtgtggttgctggtctgtctgtgtggtctactatgtgtgtgtgtgtgtagttgctcatctgagtgtgtgtggtcgaatgtgtgtgtgtgtctgaggcagctcatcaccatgtgtgtgtgtgtgtgttggtgtgtgtgtgttggtgtgtgtgtgggttggtgtgtgtgtgtgtacctcctctctctcacagccaTCCTGTTTCCCTTCCAGGTTGTAAAAGAGGAAGTGGACATGGACCAattcctgctcctccagaggGGGGCGGAGCTGATGGAGGTTCTGAAGGCGGAGCTAGCCAGGTAGTAGAGGAGGGGGTTGAGGACACTGTTTCCCGTCGCCAGACACAATGTCACCACCAACACCCTCTGCACCGTTACCATGGTGCCGCAGGGCCACACTCCCCGGATGGCGTGCAGGTGTACGGTCCGAGCCACGTGGTAGGGCAGGAAACAGAGCAGGAAGGTGAcggtcaccatggagaccaaaCGCACCGAGCGGCTTTCCCTCCCACGTCGCCTTAGCGACAGGCGCGACGTGGACGCCCTCAGGCGGCGGACGATGCTGCCGTGGCAactgaggagggtgaggaaggggaggaggaagcccAGAGCCAGCGCCACGTAGTTGAGGGCAAAGACACGTTCCCATGACGACAGCCCCGAGGGCTCGAAGCAGCGAGGAAGCCccgccctctccttcaccccctgcAGGAGGAAGGGGACGGAGGCCCCGCCCACAAATAGCCAGACCGCCAGGCAGGCCAATGAGGCACGGGTGGGCGTGGCCTGGCTGCGGTGCTGCAGGGGGCGGAGCACAGCCAGCCATCTGAGCACGCTCAGTCCGGTCAGGAAGAGAACGCTGGTGTAGAGGTTCAGGTagaagcagaacacacacatccgaCACAGCCAATCAGGGAAGTTCCAGTGTGCACCCTGGAAGTAATAGGCCAATCGCAGcggcagggtgagggagaagcTGGCGTCTGACAGGGCGAGGTTGGTCATGAGGACGGAGGAGGCGGATCGTCGTGGCGACAGAAACAGGAAGACGACCAGAGCCCCTCCGTTGCTTAGAAATGCCACAGGAAATACCAACAGGTAGGTGTAGGTATAGGCGCGGTACTTGAAGTCATCATCACTATGGATACAGTTGTTGAACAATGTTGTCACTGTGAGGTTGCCCAGGGTGATGCCCAGGGTGATGCCGGGGGTCacgtgggggaagggggaggagtcaggcACCATAactgaggagaaacacacacacagctcatcatcttcatcatcagcaGAAGGCCACACACTTCCTGGAACATTTGCATACATACTGAGATGTAAACTTGGCATGTGTGTAAggtctgtgtgatgtgtgtatgtctggtaTGGTGCGTGTGTTGTGTACGTGTCTAACGCATGCTGTAGGAAGGCCGGGGCTCGTGCTTGGACAGCAGTGAAACAGAAGCGTCCTTGTTCTACACCTGAGCTCGCGTCTAAACGTTGGCTGTATGCAAATCACAGAAGCGCACCTGCGGCGCCCACACGATAAGAAATAGCTTATAAATACATTATCTAAAAAATACAGTTTAATAAACGAAATAGAATATTAACACGCACTTACAAGTGCATTTAGACCTAATTCTATTCTCAGGATTCGGATTGTTGTTCTTTAGGCTACATGAAATGTAATTAAACGAGTTGAACTTGTTCAACTCGTTGTCCGTGTTCTGATCCAGCTGTCGAGTCTGAACAGAATCAACTGTTAAACGTGACAACAGGTTTAACAGAAAAGTTTAAGTAAATGTACATACTGAATTTAGAAGGCACTTGGTAAATGTTTAGAATGAATGTATTAAGTGGATGTAATGTAATTTGTTTTAATGGAAAGTGAAACAATTTCTGGATGGACAATAAAGCATTAATGTATTCTATAATGTCTGAAACTGATGTTATCGAGTTTCAGGAGACGCAGGGAAGCCGTTAGGGAACGCTTTTCAGCATGAGTATCATAAACTAGAGATCCTTCATGTTTTCCTCTGCCTTGTTT belongs to Osmerus mordax isolate fOsmMor3 chromosome 23, fOsmMor3.pri, whole genome shotgun sequence and includes:
- the cysltr3 gene encoding cysteinyl leukotriene receptor 1; protein product: MVPDSSPFPHVTPGITLGITLGNLTVTTLFNNCIHSDDDFKYRAYTYTYLLVFPVAFLSNGGALVVFLFLSPRRSASSVLMTNLALSDASFSLTLPLRLAYYFQGAHWNFPDWLCRMCVFCFYLNLYTSVLFLTGLSVLRWLAVLRPLQHRSQATPTRASLACLAVWLFVGGASVPFLLQGVKERAGLPRCFEPSGLSSWERVFALNYVALALGFLLPFLTLLSCHGSIVRRLRASTSRLSLRRRGRESRSVRLVSMVTVTFLLCFLPYHVARTVHLHAIRGVWPCGTMVTVQRVLVVTLCLATGNSVLNPLLYYLASSAFRTSISSAPLWRSRNWSMSTSSFTTWKGNRMAVRERRYTHTHQPTHTPTHTHQHTHTHMVMSCLRHTHTFDHTHSDEQLHTHTHSRPHRQTSNHTHRPASP